Proteins encoded together in one Gammaproteobacteria bacterium window:
- a CDS encoding replication-associated recombination protein A, with protein sequence MADKLPDIPTTPLAARMRPRCLSDYVGQSHLLAEGRPLYKAVADDRLHSMILWGPPGSGKTSLAMTIAESTKARFVTLSAVTSGVKDIRQVMSEAGKARQQGEKTVLFVDEVHRFNKAQQDAFLPYIEDGTIIFIGATTENPAFELNRALLSRARVYVIKPLSEHDISQLLRKALSEDAWLRALQLELTPEALAALARAADGDARRALNLLEMAAMTVDAPGQTLDIDALGDILHLDVRAFDKGGDLFYDQISALHKSVRGSQPDASLYWLCRMLDGGADGHYIARRLVRMASEDIGNADPRALTVAVNAWQSYERLGSPEGDLALAQAVVYLASAPKSNAVYTAFKQAMQDVRQLPSYAVPVHLRNAPTKLAKTLGHGKEYQYPHDDPSGYIPGIQYFPDEMTPRTYYQPVNRGLEQKIAEKLAWIARRESEHKAGKS encoded by the coding sequence ATGGCCGACAAGCTTCCTGATATCCCCACAACGCCATTGGCCGCGCGGATGCGGCCGCGTTGCCTTTCCGATTATGTCGGACAATCGCATCTGTTGGCCGAAGGTCGGCCACTCTACAAAGCGGTCGCCGACGATCGTCTGCACTCCATGATTTTGTGGGGGCCGCCGGGCTCAGGAAAAACATCGTTGGCGATGACCATTGCAGAATCAACGAAGGCCCGCTTTGTGACGCTGAGCGCGGTCACCTCAGGCGTCAAAGACATCAGGCAAGTGATGTCGGAAGCTGGCAAAGCGCGGCAACAGGGCGAGAAAACTGTGCTTTTTGTTGACGAGGTGCATCGCTTCAATAAAGCGCAGCAAGATGCTTTTTTGCCCTACATTGAAGACGGCACCATCATTTTTATTGGGGCGACGACCGAGAATCCGGCGTTTGAACTCAATCGAGCGCTGCTCTCACGGGCTCGCGTCTATGTGATCAAACCGTTGTCTGAACACGACATCAGCCAACTGTTGCGCAAGGCTTTATCCGAAGATGCCTGGCTTCGAGCGCTCCAACTCGAACTGACGCCAGAAGCGCTTGCGGCCTTGGCGCGTGCGGCGGATGGTGATGCTCGGCGGGCCCTGAACCTGCTTGAGATGGCCGCCATGACCGTTGATGCGCCAGGCCAGACGCTCGATATCGATGCTCTGGGAGACATTTTGCACCTTGATGTGCGGGCGTTTGACAAAGGGGGCGACCTGTTCTACGACCAAATTTCTGCACTGCACAAATCAGTGCGAGGCAGTCAGCCGGATGCATCGTTATATTGGCTATGTCGCATGCTCGATGGTGGTGCGGACGGTCACTATATTGCCAGACGGTTGGTGCGTATGGCCAGCGAAGACATTGGCAATGCTGACCCGCGGGCGTTAACCGTCGCCGTCAATGCATGGCAAAGTTATGAACGACTTGGTTCGCCAGAAGGTGACCTCGCGCTGGCGCAAGCCGTGGTGTATTTGGCGAGTGCCCCTAAGAGCAATGCTGTGTACACGGCCTTCAAACAGGCCATGCAGGATGTGCGTCAGTTGCCGTCGTATGCTGTGCCCGTACATTTACGCAATGCGCCGACAAAGCTGGCAAAAACGTTGGGTCACGGCAAGGAATACCAATATCCTCACGACGATCCCAGTGGTTACATTCCGGGCATCCAGTATTTTCCGGATGAAATGACACCACGGACCTATTATCAGCCGGTCAACCGGGGGCTTGAGCAGAAAATTGCGGAGAAGCTAGCGTGGATCGCGCGTCGTGAAAGCGAACACAAAGCTGGAAAGTCTTGA
- the lolA gene encoding outer membrane lipoprotein carrier protein LolA, whose protein sequence is MSKENFMYRYVLLCVCLMMAPWVWSNDAASTQAARTLKQRLDSVRTLTARFTEVVFDERGNEIERRQGEMMIKKPGKFRWVVRAPYTQYVVADGQYLWQYDPDLEQATVRNQREAMSGTAAEILAGNTATLTRDFTISSHRDEEATVYVLHARADTGFERIELYFRNDTLSKMVLFDPLGQKTFIELTSVVMNEPVADSLFFLSLPEGTEIVDSRDGRQAS, encoded by the coding sequence ATGAGCAAGGAGAATTTCATGTATCGCTATGTGCTGTTGTGTGTTTGCCTAATGATGGCGCCTTGGGTCTGGTCAAATGATGCGGCATCCACACAAGCTGCCCGGACACTTAAACAGCGACTGGACAGTGTCAGAACGCTCACAGCGCGTTTTACCGAGGTGGTGTTTGATGAACGCGGCAATGAAATTGAGCGCCGTCAGGGCGAGATGATGATTAAAAAGCCCGGAAAGTTTCGTTGGGTGGTTCGCGCGCCCTATACCCAATATGTGGTGGCCGATGGTCAGTATCTTTGGCAGTATGATCCTGATTTGGAACAAGCGACCGTGCGCAACCAGCGCGAGGCGATGAGTGGTACTGCGGCGGAAATACTGGCGGGCAATACGGCGACCTTAACGCGTGACTTTACCATCTCCAGTCATCGCGACGAGGAGGCGACCGTGTATGTATTGCACGCCCGAGCGGACACTGGATTTGAACGGATTGAGTTGTATTTCCGCAATGACACGCTATCGAAAATGGTGCTATTCGATCCGCTTGGCCAGAAAACCTTTATCGAGTTGACATCGGTGGTGATGAATGAACCCGTGGCCGATAGTCTGTTCTTTTTGAGCCTGCCGGAGGGCACCGAAATCGTTGATTCACGCGATGGCCGACAAGCTTCCTGA